In Pseudomonadaceae bacterium SI-3, the sequence GATGGGGTTCTGCGTGGCCATCACCAGGAACGGCTGCGGCGCGGCGAGCGCGCGGCCTTCGAGAGTGACCTGACGCTCTTGCATAACTTCCAGCAGCGCCGCCTGGGTCTTGGCAGGCGCGCGATTGATCTCATCGGCCAACAGCAAATTGGTGAACACCGGGCCCTTGCGCAACTTGAACTGTTCGCTGGCCATGTCGTAGACCGCATGGCCGGTTATGTCGCTGGGCATCAGGTCCGGCGTGAACTGGATGCGCGCGAAGTCGCCACCAAAGCACCGTGCCAGTGCCCGCACCAGTAGCGTTTTGCCAAGCCCCGGTACGCCTTCAACCAGCACGTGACCGCCCGCAATCAGCGCTGTGAGCACGCCGTCCACCACGTCCTGTTGACCAATGACGGCTTTATGCAGCTCCTGGCGTAGCGCCTGTGCAAGTTGGCTGGCGCGCTGGCGCTGCGTGTTCGGGCTCGTATGCGGAGCCACGTCGTTTGGTTCCGGTGTTGTATCGCTCATAACGCATTCCTGAGGCTTTGCAGGCGGGCAACCTGACGGGTGAAATCGGCATTACTCATCTTTTTATCCAGCGACGACCGCATGGCATGGGTAACGGCTTCAATGGGAGTTCGGCTTAGCTGCGCGAGGACCTTGCACAGGTCCGCATGGTCGAGCGCCACCAGGTTGGGATGACGGTGCTGAGCCTGACGGATGATGTCGTTTTGCAGGGTGGCGATCAGGTGCCGCTGTCCGGCGCGCCGGTAGAGAAAATCTGCACTGCCTCGCAAATGCTCTCGACGCTGTCGGCGACCTCGGTCGGCAGGTTCCAGTAGCGGGCCTTGGCGCTGCGCTGCGTGCCAGCAGCCCAGCAGCAGTAACAAAAGTGCGGCGGACAAGGCCTCGGGGAAATAACGCAGCAACCGTTGCAGCAGACCGTCATGGTCGGTGCGATAGATCAGCGTCACGTCGCGGTCCTGGGTGAGGTACCACAGCAGCCAGGCATGGTCGTACTGGGCAATCGCATCGTTCTGCCAGATCCAGCTGTCGGTGAGTGCGGTGATCAGGCCGCTCCCGTGCCGCAGTTGCAACATGTGCGTCGCGCCGGCGCTGTTGGCCCATGCATGCGCACTGCCGCCGGCGTCGTAAAGGTGATAGTTGGTGTCGAAAGCGAGATAGGCGGGGGCGTTCTCGTTCTCCAGATAGAGGCGGGTCAGCACGGGGCGCTTCTCTGCGTTGGCAGCAGCATCGGCGACGTGGCTGTCGTCGGGTTTCTCGCTGACTTCGTGCTGCTGCAGGTTCAGCGCATCGAGTAGCAAGTCGCCGCTGTTCCCGGCGTTTTCGTCCCAGATCCGCTCTGCGACAAACACCAGGTGGCCACCCTTATCAACCCAGTGCAACAGGCGTTCGGCCTGGGCGGGCGTCATGGTGCTGCGCTCTCCGAGCAATAAAAGCACCTGCCGACTGTCCTTGGTTTCGGTAAGCCCGCCGAGGCCTTGCGCATGATCGACCGCACGCCCTTGGTCGGTCAGGAAGCGCTCTGCAGCGAGATACGGATTGCTGCGCACTTCCGGTGCCGGTCCATGCTCGATCGTTTCTTCGTAGGGGGTTGCCCTGCTGATTGCAAAAAACAGCATCAGGCCAAGCAGCAGCGCGCCCGCTATTAGCAGCAAAAGACGACGCGGCCTAGTCATGCGAGGCCTCACTGCCAAACACAGTGAGCCAGCGCTGGCAAAGCTCGTCTCGAGTCGCATCGGGAGGCAGCTGGTTCCCGTAGGCCAGGCCAAGCCAGTGGCGGGTCAAGGCCTCGGCGTAGTCGAGCAGCTGTGGCTGGGCCTCGTGTCGCAGCAGTTCGAGTATTTCACCCTCGGTATGCGAGCTTTTCAATGGCAGTTGCCGCTCGTGCAGTAGGCGGCTGAGAAAAGCCCGGTAGAGCAGGCCGAGCGCTTCGCGTGGATGATCGTGCCAAAGCCGCTGCACCTCGGCGATCACGTCCGGCGGAAGACTTTCGGGTTGCACGTCCAATCCGAACAGTGCGGAGGGCGCAGGTTGCCGTTGCCTGAATCGCAACGTCTGACGCGGGTTCACGTACAGCTTGATCCAGTCCCGATAGCGCCATAATAGCCACCCGGTCAGGCCGAACAATGCGGCCCAGAGGAATACTTCGATCACGCTTGCCAGGCGGTCGGGGCGCTGTGCCACCAGCTCGCTACGTAGCAGCCGTTCAAGCAGGCGCGCGAACCAGCCCGGCTCGCCATCCGCCTCTTCAGTGAAGCGCCAGCGGGTAACGGTCTCGCGGTTTCGGAAAGGAGGCTGGTCGAGCAACTCACTGATCCGCTCACTGGCTTCCCTGCTGGTCAAGGGCTGCTTGAGCAGGCGATCACTTTGTGGGCCGGAGGCCTCTTTCGTCTGAACTGTTTCGTCTGCATCAGGCGCAGCCAGTGCCGCGTTGGGCACCGGCAGCAACCACAGCCCCATCCCCACTAGCAGTACCGACAGCACCGTCTTCACGCGAGCCTGCAGACGACGAAACGTCAGTTCGACATCCCAGGCCTCAAGCGTGGTTCGGCGGTTCAGATACAGGCTGAAACCGCTGGCGACATAGATCGGCTCCCAGACCGCCAGCACAAGCGCATACATCAAGTTGGACAAGTGTTCGAACCATAGCCAGTCGCCGCTCATGCCGAGCAGGTCCTGCCAGTTCCAGTCGGCCAGCATTTGCTGTGGGATGAGCATGTACATCAGAGCGAGGGCACCTAGCCACAACCCCATCTCCAAGTGCATGCCGACCAGGGTCAACCAGGATGCGGCCCGGCTGTCTCGTTGCCCCAGCACAGCGAGGCGCTGCTGGCGGGCCGAGCCACTGAGTTGCTCGAGCTGGAGCACTGGAAGGTCGAAACTTCGAGTCACGCTGAAACGGCGCCAGGTCACGCTGGCAAGCCACTGGGAGCGCAGCAGTTGCGGCAGCGCTCTGATGCTCTGGCGCAGGGTCGGTGTGTCGCCGAACAGCGCCTTCGACAGGATGAACAGTGGTAGTCGTTCATAGAGCGGCTTGAGCCACCAGAACAGCAACAAAGCAAGCGTCGGGTATTGCCAGAACAACAGGCTGAACAGGGTGAATATCGGCAGTGTCACCAGCGCCCAGCTGAGCATCAGCAGTGCGGCATGACGGCGTGCCAGGAGAACGCCGAGATCCAGCGCCTCCCAGGCGGTGCGAGGACGAATCGCCATGCTGGCATCATTCAGCTGCATGGGACCGCCGTCCGCTTTGTGTCAGATAGGCGCCGACCAGCAGCCACAACAGCGCGCCCACGGCGTATTTGACCGGTGCTGACGGATAAGTCATCGAAGACCAGTACGCCTCGATAAAGGCAGCAATCAACAGGAATAATATGGCTCCCGCGATCAATTGCACTGCCGTAGCGGCTGCCACGCGCAATGCCTCGCTGCGTGTGTGGCGGCCAGGTGCAACGAGAGCGGCACCCAACTTCAACCCCGCCGCACCCGCCAGGGTGATCGCTGTCAGTTCGAAAGCCCCATGGCCGATGACAAATGACCAGAACGGCTGGTCGTAGCCGATTCCGGTCAAATGGCCGGCAATCGCGCCGATGATCAAGCCGTTGAATAGCAGATAGAACAGGCTGCCCAGGCCGAACAGCAGGCCACCGGCAAAGGTCTGGAACGCGATGCCAATGTTGTGCATCACGTAATAGCCGAACATCACCCAGTCGTCAGCTGACCCACGCTCGCCGAAGCGACCGAGACGGCTGGCGTCGGGGTCGTACATGGCTTCCATTTCAGCGACCTGCTCGGGGCTGATCAGGCTATAGACCAGTTCCGGAAATGCCAGCACCAACCCGGCCATGCCCAGCAGGCTGCCGTAGAAAATCAGACTCGCGGCTGCCAGGTAGCGCCACTCTGCGCGAACCAGCCTGCCAAAACCGCCCAGAAAGAAGCCGAGCAGGCGACCACCTAGCGGGCTACGGTGGCGATACAGTTGATGGTGTCCGCGTTGAACCAGCAGCTGCAGGCGCTCAACGAAGCGCATGCTGTAGCCGCGCGACTGCGCCAATGCCAGCTGCTGACAAAGCCTTCGATAGGCCGCCGGAAAGTCAGCGATCAATCTTGGTTGGTTGCCTTTGCCTCGCTCCAATGCTGCGAGGGTTTCATCGAACGTCTGCCATTCGGCCTGGTGCCGGGTTTCGAACTGGCTCTGCTTCATGCCGGCCCCACCAGACTGCGAGCAATGCTGTGAATTCGAGTCTCCGCCTGCGCTGGCGCAACCTGTAGCGCTTCGGCCAGGATTGAGGCCAGTTCCAGGCGCCTTTCCGCAGACAGCGTCGAATGGCGCTCGGCAAAGGCGATCAGGGCGTGCTGCTCGGCCAGCGTAAGGGGCAACGGCGACGCAACTGCTTCAGCTGCCGGTAGTGCGGGCGCGCTGATGTTGCTCTCGCGGTACACGACCACTGTTCCTGCGGCGAGGTCGCCCAATCGTTTGAATGATGGATGCCAGAGGCAGCAGAGCGACCCGAGAAAGTAGCCGAAAGGCAGCATGTCGACGAAACGCAGTAGGTTGCGGGTCAGGGAAGAGGCCCAGCCGATCGGTGTGCCATCATCATGAACGACGTGCAGCCCCAGCCACTGCTTGCCCGGTGTACGTCCCTGGTTCAGCACTTCGAACAGCACCATGTACCACCACTGCACTATAAACAGCAGTAGCGCCCCAACACCCATGCCGAATTTGCCCAGCAACGCGAATGCAACTCCCAAAGCCGCCAGAAGCGCGCCGCGTATCAACAGGTCCAGTGCAAACGCCAGCGCGCGAGGGACCAGGCCTGCTGGACGGAGCAGCAAATCTATGCCTTCCGGCGTTTCGACGCGGAGCGTGTTATCCAGCAATGCAGTAGTGGCTGAAAGGGCGGATGTCACGGCGTAGGCTCGCTAGTGGGGGACTGGATGCTATGCGCACATCGCGCATCGAGCAACGGCCCGCGATGCCGCGCCCGGCGAATGAAACCATCGAATAGCATCTTCGGCCATAACCGGTTTGGCAGTTCCGATTGATATGCGGGCAGATTGCTCAGATCTGTGTCGAAACTCCACTCGAACCAGAGCCCCGACCATTCGTTGAGGGCGGTCTGGCGCGCTAGACTGGGCGCGACAATCGAGAAGGAAGCTCCCTTGACCTCCAGCATCTTCTGGTACGACTTCGAAACAACCGGTATCTCCCCTCGCTGCGATCGGCCTGTGCAAGTGGCCGGTATTCGCACCAACGAGGCGTTTGAAGAGATTGGCGAGCCGCTGAACATTTATTGTCGTTTGAGTGACGACATTCTCCCGCATCCAGCCGCGTGCCTGGTCACGGGCATTACGCCCGCCACGCTAGCGGAAAAAGGCCTGTGCGAGGCGGAGTTCGTGGCCCGGCTGCACCATGAACTGGCTGTGCCGGGTACCTGTGGCGCGGGATACAACAGCCTTCGTTTTGATGATGAAGTGCTGCGCTACAGCCTATATCGCAACTTTTTCGACCCCTATGCCCGCGAATGGCAGGGCGGTAATAGCCGCTGGGACATCATTGACCTAGTGCGCACCGCCTACGCGTTGCGGCCGGAAGGGATTGTTTGGCCTGAAGAGGAGGGAAGGGTCACGTTAAAATTGGAGCGGCTCAGTGCAGCCAACGGTCTTGAACATTTGAATGCACACGATGCATTGTCCGATGTGCGGGCGACGATTGCCTTGGCTCGGTTGCTTCGTGAGCGTCAACCGCGGCTTTACGACTATCTCTACAAGCTACGTCGTAAACATGCAGTGATCGAGCAAGTCCAGCTGCTCAAACCAATGGTGCACATATCGGGTCGGTTTTCCGCGGCGCGTCATTTTCTGTCGGTGGTACTGCCGCTGGCCTGGCATCCTCGCAACCGTAACGCGTTGATTGTCTGCGACCTGAACGCCGAATGTACGCCCCTTTGGGAGGAGCAGGCCGAGGCTATTCGCGAGCGGCTTTATACTCGTCGGGAGGACTTGGGCGAGAAACTTCCGATTCCCTTGAAACTCGTTCACATGAACCGTTGCCCAGTGCTGGCACCAATGAGCGTGCTGCGCCACTCAGATATCGAGCGGCTAGGACTGGATATCCAATGTTATGAGTCGAGAGCGGCCGAATTACGCGGGCGGGAGCCCGAATGGCGCTGGAAGCTTGCCGACATCTATCAGGAGGATGCGTTTGTGGCGTCGTCGGATCCGGAGCAGCAGTTATATGACGGATTCTTCAGTGAGCGTGACCGGCGTTTGTGC encodes:
- a CDS encoding AAA family ATPase, which gives rise to MSDTTPEPNDVAPHTSPNTQRQRASQLAQALRQELHKAVIGQQDVVDGVLTALIAGGHVLVEGVPGLGKTLLVRALARCFGGDFARIQFTPDLMPSDITGHAVYDMASEQFKLRKGPVFTNLLLADEINRAPAKTQAALLEVMQERQVTLEGRALAAPQPFLVMATQNPIEQEGTYPLPEAELDRFMLMLRMDYPQADEELALVRQVTRSVRTDILDVSGLRVLLQAKDVQALQKIASDLPLDDQVLDYAVRLARATRNWPGLTLGAGPRASIALVRCARARALLRGGDFVVPNDVKGCALAVLRHRVRLSPELDIEGTSVDQLLQQLLEQIAAPRL
- a CDS encoding DUF4350 domain-containing protein, with the protein product MTRPRRLLLLIAGALLLGLMLFFAISRATPYEETIEHGPAPEVRSNPYLAAERFLTDQGRAVDHAQGLGGLTETKDSRQVLLLLGERSTMTPAQAERLLHWVDKGGHLVFVAERIWDENAGNSGDLLLDALNLQQHEVSEKPDDSHVADAAANAEKRPVLTRLYLENENAPAYLAFDTNYHLYDAGGSAHAWANSAGATHMLQLRHGSGLITALTDSWIWQNDAIAQYDHAWLLWYLTQDRDVTLIYRTDHDGLLQRLLRYFPEALSAALLLLLLGCWHAAQRQGPLLEPADRGRRQRREHLRGSADFLYRRAGQRHLIATLQNDIIRQAQHRHPNLVALDHADLCKVLAQLSRTPIEAVTHAMRSSLDKKMSNADFTRQVARLQSLRNAL
- a CDS encoding DUF4129 domain-containing protein, producing the protein MQLNDASMAIRPRTAWEALDLGVLLARRHAALLMLSWALVTLPIFTLFSLLFWQYPTLALLLFWWLKPLYERLPLFILSKALFGDTPTLRQSIRALPQLLRSQWLASVTWRRFSVTRSFDLPVLQLEQLSGSARQQRLAVLGQRDSRAASWLTLVGMHLEMGLWLGALALMYMLIPQQMLADWNWQDLLGMSGDWLWFEHLSNLMYALVLAVWEPIYVASGFSLYLNRRTTLEAWDVELTFRRLQARVKTVLSVLLVGMGLWLLPVPNAALAAPDADETVQTKEASGPQSDRLLKQPLTSREASERISELLDQPPFRNRETVTRWRFTEEADGEPGWFARLLERLLRSELVAQRPDRLASVIEVFLWAALFGLTGWLLWRYRDWIKLYVNPRQTLRFRQRQPAPSALFGLDVQPESLPPDVIAEVQRLWHDHPREALGLLYRAFLSRLLHERQLPLKSSHTEGEILELLRHEAQPQLLDYAEALTRHWLGLAYGNQLPPDATRDELCQRWLTVFGSEASHD
- a CDS encoding exodeoxyribonuclease I, with protein sequence MTSSIFWYDFETTGISPRCDRPVQVAGIRTNEAFEEIGEPLNIYCRLSDDILPHPAACLVTGITPATLAEKGLCEAEFVARLHHELAVPGTCGAGYNSLRFDDEVLRYSLYRNFFDPYAREWQGGNSRWDIIDLVRTAYALRPEGIVWPEEEGRVTLKLERLSAANGLEHLNAHDALSDVRATIALARLLRERQPRLYDYLYKLRRKHAVIEQVQLLKPMVHISGRFSAARHFLSVVLPLAWHPRNRNALIVCDLNAECTPLWEEQAEAIRERLYTRREDLGEKLPIPLKLVHMNRCPVLAPMSVLRHSDIERLGLDIQCYESRAAELRGREPEWRWKLADIYQEDAFVASSDPEQQLYDGFFSERDRRLCEQVRNAPPFASDAAPPFDDPRLPELHFRYRARNFPECLSPAEAQQWQAFCRQRLMVPEFGAPNTLEQFEQAFLALLPSATAEQARLLQQWSLHARSLRERYML